In Candidatus Methylomirabilota bacterium, the following proteins share a genomic window:
- a CDS encoding DUF3536 domain-containing protein produces MTTSRFVTIHGHFYQPPRESPWLEEVEVQDSAAPYHDWNERVTAECYAPNTAARRVDRVNRILDIVNNYAEISFNVGPTLFAWLERHAPDVYAKILEADRVSAAARGGHGNALAQVYNHMIMPLAPRRDKVTQVRWGLADFRHRFGREPEGMWLPETAADDESLQILAEAGVKFTILAPHQAWRVRPLDGDAFKEVNASVDPSRPYLWRGSGGASLTVFFYDGPISRAVAFEDALDRGEHLVARLKSGFDDNRDGPQLVHCATDGESYGHHKKFGDMALAAALHQIESEQFASLTNYGAVLAKQPAAWEVQILQATSWSCAHGVERWRADCGCRTRPDWHQRWRAPLRAALDWLREQIDTFYEARASAHLKDPWEARDAYIEVLLDPRPERLGEWLARHQRVRLDGTALVETRRLLEMQRNRMLMFTSCGWFFDEISGLEPVQILKYAAMAIQYFRDLGGGQLEPEFLRRLEAAPSNLAEYHDGGQVYRRLVRPAMVDLRRVVAHYAISGLFDEQPDDTKVYAWRVQRLDETREAYAGTMLRIGRVHVSSATTGEARDLVYAVLHFGGHDFSCGIRSDPGPEAYESLKADLLRRYTQHSLADMVRGLDEHFPRDLFGLPHLFLEERRRVMTRVIQAVLERYEQAHHRIWDESRKLVHYLREAEAPIPEVLRVTGKHVLEHQLTAELERVPDSGALPERAFELAEEARSLGLSLDLGASRPVMMRAVAAVLDALAEQPTPDRVDAAVALIEGARRLPVRFGRWHAQNRFFQLWRARPEARPILRPLADALDFNLAGDAPR; encoded by the coding sequence ATGACCACGTCCCGCTTCGTCACCATCCACGGTCACTTCTACCAGCCGCCCCGCGAGAGTCCCTGGCTGGAGGAGGTGGAGGTCCAGGACTCGGCCGCGCCCTATCACGACTGGAACGAGCGGGTCACCGCGGAGTGCTACGCGCCGAACACGGCGGCCCGCCGGGTGGACCGCGTCAACCGCATCCTCGACATCGTCAACAACTACGCCGAGATCTCCTTCAACGTGGGGCCGACGCTCTTCGCCTGGCTCGAGCGCCACGCCCCGGACGTGTACGCGAAGATCCTGGAAGCCGACCGGGTGAGCGCGGCGGCGCGCGGCGGGCACGGCAACGCCCTGGCGCAGGTCTACAACCACATGATCATGCCGCTGGCGCCCCGGCGCGACAAAGTCACCCAGGTCCGCTGGGGCCTCGCCGATTTCCGACACCGCTTCGGCCGCGAGCCGGAGGGCATGTGGCTGCCCGAGACCGCTGCCGACGACGAGAGCCTTCAGATCCTGGCCGAGGCCGGCGTCAAGTTCACCATCCTGGCCCCGCATCAGGCCTGGCGGGTGCGCCCGCTCGACGGGGACGCCTTCAAGGAGGTCAACGCCAGCGTCGACCCCAGCCGGCCGTACCTCTGGAGGGGATCCGGCGGCGCCAGCCTGACCGTCTTCTTCTACGACGGCCCCATCTCCCGGGCGGTCGCGTTCGAGGATGCGCTGGACCGCGGCGAACACCTGGTGGCGCGCCTCAAGAGCGGCTTCGACGACAACCGAGACGGCCCCCAGCTCGTGCACTGCGCCACCGACGGCGAGTCGTACGGCCATCACAAGAAGTTTGGCGACATGGCCCTGGCCGCGGCCCTGCACCAGATCGAGTCGGAGCAATTCGCCAGCCTCACCAACTACGGGGCCGTCCTGGCCAAGCAACCGGCGGCGTGGGAGGTGCAGATTCTCCAGGCCACCTCGTGGAGCTGCGCCCACGGCGTGGAACGCTGGCGGGCCGATTGCGGCTGCCGCACCCGTCCCGACTGGCATCAGCGCTGGCGGGCGCCGCTGCGCGCCGCACTCGACTGGCTGCGAGAGCAGATCGATACCTTCTACGAGGCGCGGGCCTCGGCGCACCTCAAGGATCCCTGGGAGGCCCGCGACGCCTACATCGAGGTCCTGCTGGACCCGCGTCCGGAGCGGCTCGGCGAGTGGCTGGCCCGCCACCAGCGGGTGCGCCTCGACGGCACGGCGCTGGTCGAGACCAGACGCCTGCTCGAGATGCAGCGCAACCGCATGCTGATGTTCACCTCGTGCGGCTGGTTCTTCGACGAGATCTCGGGGCTGGAGCCCGTGCAGATCCTCAAGTATGCGGCGATGGCGATCCAGTACTTCCGCGACCTCGGTGGCGGCCAGCTGGAGCCGGAGTTCCTCCGCCGGCTGGAGGCGGCGCCCAGCAACCTGGCCGAGTATCACGACGGCGGGCAGGTCTACCGCCGCCTGGTCCGCCCCGCCATGGTGGACCTGCGGCGGGTCGTCGCCCACTATGCGATCAGCGGACTGTTCGACGAGCAACCCGACGACACGAAGGTCTACGCCTGGCGCGTGCAACGCCTGGACGAGACCCGTGAGGCCTACGCGGGGACGATGCTGCGGATAGGCCGGGTGCACGTCAGCTCGGCGACGACCGGCGAGGCTCGCGATCTCGTGTACGCCGTGCTGCACTTCGGCGGCCACGATTTCTCCTGTGGCATCCGCAGCGACCCGGGCCCCGAGGCCTACGAGAGCCTGAAGGCCGACCTGCTCCGCCGCTACACCCAGCACAGCCTGGCCGACATGGTGCGCGGCCTGGACGAGCACTTCCCGCGTGACCTCTTCGGGCTGCCTCACCTGTTCCTCGAGGAGCGGCGCCGGGTGATGACCCGGGTCATCCAGGCCGTCCTGGAGCGCTACGAGCAGGCGCACCACCGCATCTGGGACGAGAGCCGCAAGCTGGTCCACTACCTGCGCGAGGCCGAAGCGCCCATCCCCGAGGTGCTCCGCGTCACCGGCAAGCACGTGCTCGAGCACCAGCTCACCGCCGAGCTGGAGCGCGTGCCCGACTCGGGAGCGCTGCCCGAGCGCGCCTTCGAGCTGGCCGAGGAGGCGCGCAGCCTCGGCTTGAGCCTCGACCTCGGCGCGTCGCGGCCGGTCATGATGCGCGCCGTGGCCGCGGTCCTGGACGCGCTGGCCGAGCAGCCGACGCCGGACCGGGTAGACGCGGCCGTCGCGCTGATCGAGGGAGCCCGGCGGCTGCCGGTCCGATTCGGTCGCTGGCACGCGCAGAACCGGTTCTTCCAGCTGTGGCGGGCCCGGCCGGAGGCGCGGCCGATCCTGCGACCGCTCGCCGATGCGCTGGACTTCAACCTGGCGGGAGATGCTCCACGGTGA
- the glgC gene encoding glucose-1-phosphate adenylyltransferase, translated as MRRPRVLVMIMAGGKGERLHPLTRDRSKPAVPFGGRHRIVDFVLSNFVNSEMLSLYVLVQYKSQSLIEHVRLAWRTTGIVPDYFITIVPPQMRAGPAWYRGTADAVLQNLNLIDDFNPDVVAIFGSDHIYRMDVNQMLAFHLETGADVTVAARPVPVAEASQFGVLGVDRDRRVTDFQEKPARPSGIPGGSGGALVSMGNYLFNRSVVVAALLDDARRSTQHDFGRSIIPELVPNRRVWAYDFQLNDVPGVKPYEEPGYWRDVGNIETYWQAHMDLLGEEPRFDLNNREWPIRTGQVPGPPARLIGGDVDNVQIAEGAFIKRATIRNSILGRGVWVNEGALIEDSIIMDHTTVGKGARVRRAIIDRFNVVPADTEIGLDPAADRRRYHVDPSGLVVVPRGGRREFLRSLDEA; from the coding sequence ATGCGGCGACCTCGCGTCCTGGTGATGATCATGGCCGGCGGCAAGGGCGAGCGCCTGCATCCGCTCACCCGGGACCGCTCCAAGCCGGCGGTGCCGTTCGGCGGGCGGCACCGGATCGTCGACTTCGTGCTGTCGAACTTCGTCAACTCGGAGATGCTCTCCCTCTACGTCCTGGTGCAGTACAAGTCGCAGTCCCTCATCGAGCACGTCCGGCTGGCCTGGCGCACGACCGGCATCGTGCCCGATTACTTCATCACCATCGTGCCGCCCCAGATGCGGGCCGGCCCCGCCTGGTATCGGGGCACGGCGGACGCCGTGCTGCAGAACCTGAACCTCATCGACGACTTCAACCCGGATGTCGTCGCCATCTTCGGGTCGGATCACATCTACCGCATGGACGTGAACCAGATGCTGGCCTTCCACCTGGAGACCGGCGCCGACGTGACGGTGGCGGCGCGACCGGTACCCGTCGCCGAGGCCTCCCAGTTCGGCGTGCTCGGCGTGGACCGCGACCGCCGGGTAACCGACTTCCAGGAGAAGCCGGCTCGTCCCAGCGGCATCCCCGGCGGCTCCGGCGGCGCCCTGGTCTCCATGGGCAACTACCTGTTCAACCGCTCGGTCGTCGTGGCCGCCCTGCTCGACGATGCCCGGCGCAGCACCCAGCACGACTTCGGCCGCTCCATCATCCCCGAGCTGGTGCCGAACCGGCGCGTGTGGGCCTACGATTTCCAGCTCAACGACGTCCCCGGCGTGAAGCCCTACGAGGAGCCCGGCTACTGGCGGGACGTGGGCAACATCGAGACCTACTGGCAAGCGCACATGGACCTGCTCGGCGAAGAGCCCCGCTTCGACCTCAACAACCGCGAGTGGCCCATCCGCACGGGGCAGGTCCCCGGGCCGCCGGCCCGGCTCATCGGCGGCGACGTCGACAACGTCCAGATCGCCGAGGGCGCGTTCATCAAGCGAGCTACCATCCGGAACTCGATCCTGGGCCGCGGCGTGTGGGTGAACGAGGGCGCCCTCATCGAGGACTCGATCATCATGGACCACACCACGGTCGGCAAAGGCGCGCGCGTGCGCCGGGCCATCATCGACCGCTTCAACGTCGTCCCCGCCGACACCGAGATCGGTCTGGATCCGGCCGCCGATCGCCGCCGTTACCACGTCGATCCGTCCGGCCTGGTGGTGGTGCCTCGCGGCGGGCGGCGGGAATTCCTCCGCTCGCTGGACGAGGCATGA
- a CDS encoding 1,4-alpha-glucan branching protein domain-containing protein: MSYPFALVLHTHLPMVVNHGRWPHGSDWLCEAAFECYLPLLETVHRLIADGISPKWTINVSPVLAEQLASPEFQHELAFYHDNVRRACAESREYFEREGRHELVKLTHFWEAFYERMWELHRRIGGEIPGTLADLERHGHLEIITCAATHGYLPLLSRDESIHLQLRTAVETHRRHFGRAPRGIWLPECAYRPRYEWTPPTGREQGKNPRLRPGLEEMLAAHGLEYFVADSHLIAAGAPLFLYHDYFPLRGELTNTLPEIPRAPKRSPYAPWRVASRGGVGHAVAFFRDPRTTLQVWSREHGYPGDFTYLEFHKKHFPGGLRFWRITDAARDLGSKVPYDPEAAGQVVRNQARHFVELITQTTAAASTDGQSVVCSPYDAELFGHWWFEGPAWLEQVARNFAAAGVTPVTLAEALEAAPPRGTVSLPEGSWGEGGDHRVWLNPDTEWTWERVYSAESEWADLLQRLPAGGKDFRRVLAQASRELLLLQASDWQFLITTAAARDYAERRVAEHYAEFKSLAELARGLADGQPLTPEAAGMLRRLEREDFCFPDLDPAWAVAPRSS; the protein is encoded by the coding sequence ATGAGTTATCCGTTTGCCCTGGTCCTCCATACCCATCTTCCGATGGTGGTCAACCACGGTCGATGGCCCCATGGTAGCGACTGGCTCTGCGAGGCCGCGTTCGAATGCTACCTGCCGCTGCTGGAGACCGTCCACCGTCTGATCGCCGACGGCATCTCGCCCAAGTGGACCATCAACGTGTCGCCCGTGCTCGCCGAGCAGCTGGCCTCGCCGGAGTTTCAGCACGAGCTGGCCTTCTACCACGACAATGTCCGCCGGGCGTGCGCCGAAAGCCGTGAATACTTCGAGCGCGAGGGGCGCCACGAGCTGGTCAAGCTCACCCACTTCTGGGAGGCCTTCTACGAGCGGATGTGGGAGCTCCACCGCCGCATCGGCGGCGAGATCCCGGGCACCCTGGCCGACCTGGAGCGGCACGGCCACCTGGAGATCATCACCTGCGCCGCCACCCACGGCTACTTGCCGCTGCTGTCCCGCGACGAATCGATCCACCTGCAGCTGCGCACGGCGGTGGAGACGCATCGCCGTCACTTCGGGCGCGCTCCCCGAGGCATCTGGCTGCCCGAGTGCGCGTACCGCCCGCGGTACGAGTGGACGCCGCCGACCGGACGGGAACAGGGCAAAAACCCTCGCCTGCGGCCTGGTCTCGAGGAGATGCTGGCGGCCCACGGTCTCGAGTACTTCGTCGCGGACTCCCACCTCATCGCGGCCGGCGCGCCGCTGTTCCTGTATCACGACTACTTTCCCCTTCGCGGCGAGCTGACCAACACGCTGCCCGAGATCCCGCGCGCCCCCAAGCGCTCGCCCTATGCGCCGTGGCGGGTCGCCTCACGCGGAGGCGTGGGCCATGCCGTGGCCTTCTTCCGCGACCCGCGGACCACGCTCCAGGTGTGGAGCCGCGAGCACGGCTATCCCGGCGACTTCACGTATCTGGAATTCCACAAGAAGCACTTCCCGGGCGGTCTCCGCTTCTGGCGCATCACCGATGCGGCCCGGGATCTGGGCAGCAAGGTCCCCTACGACCCCGAGGCCGCCGGGCAGGTCGTGCGCAACCAGGCCCGGCACTTCGTCGAGCTGATCACGCAGACGACCGCGGCGGCCAGCACCGACGGCCAGAGCGTCGTCTGCTCGCCGTACGATGCCGAGCTCTTCGGCCACTGGTGGTTCGAAGGGCCGGCCTGGCTCGAGCAGGTCGCCCGCAACTTCGCGGCCGCCGGGGTGACGCCGGTCACGCTGGCCGAGGCCCTGGAAGCGGCGCCACCGCGCGGGACGGTCTCCCTGCCGGAGGGCTCGTGGGGCGAGGGCGGCGATCACCGGGTGTGGCTGAACCCCGACACCGAGTGGACGTGGGAGAGGGTCTACAGCGCCGAGAGCGAGTGGGCCGACCTGCTGCAGCGTCTGCCGGCCGGCGGCAAGGACTTCCGCCGCGTGCTGGCCCAGGCCTCGCGCGAGCTGCTGCTGCTCCAGGCCTCCGACTGGCAGTTCCTCATCACCACGGCCGCGGCCCGGGACTACGCGGAACGGCGAGTGGCCGAGCACTACGCGGAGTTCAAGAGCCTCGCCGAGCTGGCCCGGGGGCTGGCCGATGGCCAGCCGCTGACGCCGGAGGCGGCCGGCATGTTGCGCCGGCTGGAACGCGAGGACTTCTGCTTCCCGGATCTCGACCCGGCCTGGGCGGTGGCCCCTCGCTCGTCCTGA
- the treZ gene encoding malto-oligosyltrehalose trehalohydrolase, which produces MNGLGASLQDDSVTFRVWAPRCRSVEVVIEGRPSQALWRGEDDVYSLTLPRLGAGTRYQYRLNGERYRPDPVSRWQPEGVHGPSVVVDPTAFTWTDADFRGHARADLVFYELHVGTFTRAGTFEAVIPYLEALADLGVTAVELMPVAEFPGSRNWGYDGVHLFAPQSTYGGPLGLRRLVDAAHGHGLSVVLDVVYNHLGPEGNYLAEFGPYYTDRYKTPWGQALNFDGPDSAPVRRHFVENARAWAREYHIDGLRLDAIHSTFDASPLHILTEIAEAAREEGARLGRPVHIVAESHDNDRQIVLPPEQGGLGLDAVWSDDFHHAVHVLLTGERGGYYGDFGDPRQLTRALIEGFAFQGEPSEYFGRPRGTSSADLAGEHFVICIQNHDQVGNRARGDRLSVILPFEALKLAAALMFAAPALPLLFMGEEYGETAPFQFFTSFLDSDLAAAVRRGRTAEFSRFAWQGTVPDPGDPATFVRSRLNHSLAAAPRRRGLREYYRTWLALRRSHPALGAANKQLAQASLAPGNTMLSLTRSAPAGQTLHLAANLTGEAQPWTPESSRRLLLDSADQRFGGTATPGRPPMRLQPFQVLLYEARR; this is translated from the coding sequence ATGAACGGACTGGGCGCAAGCCTCCAGGATGATAGCGTCACCTTCCGCGTCTGGGCTCCGCGGTGCCGGAGCGTGGAGGTGGTCATCGAGGGCCGCCCCAGCCAGGCGCTGTGGCGGGGCGAGGACGACGTCTACTCGCTGACCTTGCCCCGGCTGGGCGCGGGCACCCGCTACCAGTATCGCCTGAACGGCGAGCGCTACCGGCCGGACCCGGTCTCCCGGTGGCAGCCCGAAGGGGTGCACGGGCCCTCCGTGGTGGTCGATCCGACGGCGTTCACCTGGACCGACGCGGACTTTCGCGGCCACGCCCGCGCCGACCTGGTCTTCTACGAGCTGCACGTCGGCACCTTCACCAGGGCGGGGACGTTCGAGGCCGTCATCCCGTATCTGGAGGCGCTGGCCGACCTGGGGGTGACGGCGGTCGAGCTGATGCCGGTGGCGGAATTCCCGGGCTCCCGCAACTGGGGGTACGACGGCGTGCACCTGTTCGCGCCGCAGTCGACCTACGGTGGGCCGCTGGGGTTGCGCCGGCTGGTCGACGCCGCCCACGGCCACGGGCTCAGCGTCGTGCTGGACGTCGTCTACAACCATCTCGGCCCGGAGGGAAACTACCTGGCCGAGTTCGGCCCGTACTACACCGACCGCTACAAGACACCCTGGGGCCAGGCGCTGAACTTCGACGGCCCCGACAGCGCCCCCGTCCGGCGGCACTTCGTCGAGAACGCCCGGGCCTGGGCCCGCGAGTACCACATCGACGGGCTGCGGCTCGATGCCATCCACTCCACCTTCGACGCGAGCCCGCTCCACATCCTCACCGAGATCGCCGAGGCCGCCCGCGAGGAGGGGGCTCGGCTCGGCCGGCCCGTGCACATCGTCGCCGAGTCGCACGACAACGACCGGCAGATCGTCCTGCCCCCGGAACAGGGCGGGCTCGGCCTGGACGCCGTGTGGTCCGACGACTTCCACCACGCCGTGCACGTGCTCCTCACCGGCGAGCGCGGCGGGTATTACGGCGACTTCGGGGATCCGCGTCAGCTCACCCGGGCCCTCATCGAGGGGTTCGCGTTCCAGGGCGAGCCGTCGGAATACTTCGGCAGGCCGCGGGGCACGTCGAGCGCAGACCTGGCAGGCGAGCACTTCGTCATCTGCATCCAGAACCACGACCAGGTGGGCAACCGCGCTCGGGGGGACCGTCTGAGCGTGATCCTTCCCTTCGAGGCCCTGAAGCTGGCGGCCGCGCTGATGTTCGCGGCGCCGGCCCTGCCGCTGCTGTTCATGGGCGAGGAGTACGGCGAGACGGCGCCGTTTCAATTCTTCACCTCCTTTCTCGATTCCGATCTGGCCGCCGCCGTCCGCCGGGGGCGGACGGCCGAGTTCAGCCGCTTCGCCTGGCAAGGGACCGTTCCGGACCCGGGCGACCCGGCCACGTTCGTGCGCTCGCGACTCAACCACTCCCTGGCCGCGGCGCCGCGCCGCCGGGGCCTGCGCGAGTACTACCGAACCTGGCTGGCCCTGCGCCGCTCGCATCCCGCGCTGGGCGCGGCGAACAAGCAACTCGCCCAGGCCAGCCTGGCGCCCGGCAACACGATGCTGTCGCTGACCCGCAGCGCGCCGGCCGGCCAGACCCTCCACCTGGCCGCCAACCTCACGGGCGAGGCCCAGCCGTGGACGCCGGAGTCGTCGCGGCGGCTGCTGCTCGACAGCGCCGACCAGCGCTTCGGAGGCACGGCCACGCCGGGGCGGCCACCGATGCGGCTGCAACCCTTCCAGGTCCTGCTGTACGAAGCAAGGCGGTAA